The following coding sequences are from one Aquificaceae bacterium window:
- the hemG gene encoding protoporphyrinogen oxidase, producing MIDIAIVGAGISGLSVALHLKRRGFEVHVFEKEELPGGNIQTLQKGGYILELGPQTVLADGKVEEFLKTAGISPQYASESSRIRYVYKKGKLVPLPMSPLSFIKSPLLSLTGKLRVLREPLVPPSVKTEESIAEFVRRRLGKEFLDYVVAPFVSGVYAGNPEELSVKYAVRRVYELEQKFGSLIKGAIKLKALGPGGRLISFEGGNYSLIRHLSSELKVDTENVVLKIRKKDDRFVLDAKKGKYEAKCVVVSAPATSAGYLLRDISWSASEEFDRIYYAPVVVIHASVKRGSVPPGFGFLVPRVEGKRTLGVLFSSQIFTKRAPEGRELLTVYMGGATDPDVVDYEEEALYEIAERELKETLRVDAVDFLNITRWKKGIPQYTLGYGKYIELAKTLERENPGLFLTGNYLNGVSVADCIKGSYEVAKRVEDYLAGVKHFPENSPKSGMV from the coding sequence ATGATAGACATAGCAATAGTAGGGGCGGGCATATCCGGGCTTTCCGTTGCCCTGCACCTTAAAAGAAGGGGCTTTGAAGTCCATGTCTTTGAAAAGGAAGAGCTCCCAGGGGGCAACATACAGACTCTTCAGAAGGGGGGCTACATCCTTGAGCTTGGACCACAGACGGTGCTGGCGGATGGAAAGGTAGAGGAGTTTTTAAAGACCGCAGGCATAAGCCCCCAGTATGCCAGCGAAAGCTCTAGGATAAGGTATGTCTACAAGAAGGGTAAGCTTGTCCCGCTTCCCATGTCTCCCCTTAGCTTTATAAAGTCTCCCTTGCTCTCTCTTACAGGCAAGCTAAGGGTTTTGAGAGAGCCCCTTGTGCCACCTTCTGTAAAGACAGAAGAAAGCATTGCAGAGTTCGTCCGCAGAAGGCTCGGGAAAGAGTTTCTTGACTACGTGGTCGCTCCCTTTGTTTCGGGGGTTTATGCAGGAAATCCCGAGGAGCTATCTGTTAAGTATGCGGTAAGGCGTGTCTACGAGCTTGAGCAGAAATTCGGAAGCCTGATAAAGGGAGCCATTAAGCTCAAGGCTCTCGGACCGGGTGGAAGGCTCATATCCTTTGAGGGTGGAAACTATAGTCTCATAAGGCATCTATCTTCTGAGCTAAAGGTGGATACAGAGAACGTGGTCCTCAAGATAAGGAAAAAAGATGATAGGTTTGTGCTGGACGCAAAGAAGGGCAAATACGAGGCAAAGTGCGTGGTGGTCTCTGCTCCCGCCACTTCTGCGGGCTATCTTCTGAGGGACATATCCTGGAGCGCATCAGAAGAATTTGACAGGATATACTACGCCCCCGTGGTGGTCATTCACGCAAGCGTAAAGAGGGGTTCTGTCCCTCCGGGCTTCGGCTTCCTCGTGCCAAGGGTTGAGGGAAAAAGGACTCTTGGCGTTCTCTTCTCCTCTCAGATATTCACTAAAAGGGCACCGGAGGGCAGGGAGCTCCTGACCGTATACATGGGGGGAGCTACAGACCCCGATGTGGTAGATTACGAAGAGGAAGCTCTGTATGAAATAGCGGAGAGGGAACTGAAAGAAACGCTCAGAGTGGACGCAGTTGACTTTCTCAACATAACTCGCTGGAAGAAGGGCATTCCCCAGTATACACTGGGTTACGGCAAGTATATTGAGCTTGCAAAGACCTTGGAAAGAGAAAACCCCGGTCTTTTCCTGACGGGAAACTACCTCAATGGCGTTTCTGTAGCGGACTGCATAAAAGGGAGCTATGAAGTTGCCAAGAGGGTGGAGGACTACTTAGCAGGAGTTAAGCACTTTCCTGAGAATTCTCCTAAGTCTGGGATGGTGTG
- a CDS encoding thiazole synthase, translating into MLDYERLLEDDYLEIAGRRFRSRLIIGSGKFRSFQENRDVLEASGAEMITVAVRRVNITDPTKENLLDYIDPNKYQILPNTAGCYTAEEAIKTAMLAREATGINWVKLEVIGDQKTLLPDMEETLKAAKFLVKEGFVVLPYIFDDPVYAKKFEDVGCAAVMPLAAPIGSGLGMQNPYNLIFIKEAVSVPVIVDAGIGTAGDIPPVMELGVDGILTNTALAEAKDPIRMAVSMKYATIAGRLAYLAGRMPKRTYAVPSSPLKGVPYKT; encoded by the coding sequence ATGCTGGACTACGAAAGGCTTCTGGAGGATGACTACCTTGAGATTGCGGGAAGGCGTTTCCGCTCAAGGCTCATAATAGGGTCTGGTAAGTTCAGGAGCTTTCAGGAAAACAGGGATGTGCTTGAAGCCTCTGGTGCGGAGATGATTACGGTGGCAGTGCGCCGGGTAAACATTACAGACCCGACAAAGGAAAACCTTCTTGACTACATAGACCCCAACAAGTATCAGATTCTTCCCAACACCGCCGGCTGCTATACCGCAGAAGAGGCAATAAAGACCGCCATGCTGGCGAGGGAAGCAACGGGCATAAACTGGGTCAAGCTGGAGGTCATAGGAGACCAGAAAACACTACTGCCAGACATGGAGGAAACCCTAAAGGCGGCGAAGTTTCTTGTAAAAGAGGGCTTTGTAGTCCTTCCCTATATCTTTGACGACCCTGTTTACGCAAAGAAGTTTGAGGATGTGGGCTGTGCGGCGGTCATGCCCCTTGCAGCACCTATAGGCTCAGGTCTTGGCATGCAGAATCCCTATAATCTCATATTCATAAAGGAGGCGGTCTCAGTGCCAGTTATAGTGGATGCAGGCATAGGCACTGCAGGAGACATACCTCCCGTTATGGAGCTTGGCGTGGACGGTATACTCACCAACACAGCCCTTGCAGAGGCAAAAGACCCCATAAGAATGGCGGTCTCCATGAAGTATGCCACCATAGCGGGAAGGCTCGCCTACCTTGCGGGGAGGATGCCAAAGAGGACTTACGCAGTGCCCTCCTCACCTCTCAAGGGTGTTCCCTACAAGACATGA
- the thiS gene encoding sulfur carrier protein ThiS yields the protein MKLLVNGKELEVKENITLLALLESSGIQVRPVGLAVAVNEEIVPKSKYGECILKDGDRVEIVNIVGGG from the coding sequence ATGAAGCTTCTCGTTAACGGCAAGGAGCTGGAAGTAAAAGAGAACATCACCCTGCTTGCCCTCCTTGAGAGTAGTGGCATACAGGTCAGACCTGTGGGTCTTGCGGTGGCGGTGAACGAGGAGATAGTGCCAAAGAGTAAGTATGGGGAGTGCATATTGAAGGATGGAGACAGAGTTGAGATAGTAAACATAGTAGGAGGTGGCTAA
- a CDS encoding cytochrome c oxidase subunit II codes for MDKAEKTALVLAVGFLGFFAALLVYAAKALNIDVPTCITDVKPFTEGKVIQHAPNRYEIHYLAKMWYFEPADVEIPAGSVVDIYLTSGDVIHGFQIDGTNVNLMAIPGTVAYARYKFDKPGVYHIVCHEYCGIGHQDMATKIVVK; via the coding sequence ATGGATAAGGCAGAAAAGACAGCTCTTGTGCTTGCGGTTGGCTTTCTTGGTTTCTTTGCAGCCCTGCTCGTTTATGCTGCAAAAGCCTTGAACATTGACGTACCAACGTGTATAACGGATGTTAAACCCTTTACTGAAGGCAAGGTAATCCAGCATGCACCTAACAGGTATGAAATTCACTATCTTGCCAAGATGTGGTATTTTGAGCCAGCGGATGTGGAAATACCAGCAGGCTCAGTGGTGGACATATACCTGACCAGTGGAGATGTGATACATGGTTTTCAGATTGACGGAACAAACGTGAACCTTATGGCTATTCCCGGAACTGTTGCCTACGCAAGGTATAAGTTTGACAAGCCAGGTGTCTATCACATAGTATGCCATGAATACTGTGGCATAGGCCATCAGGATATGGCTACGAAGATAGTAGTCAAGTAA
- a CDS encoding cbb3-type cytochrome c oxidase subunit I, which yields MKVDRTIRNIIVAEIVFPVLLLVFGIYHGLMQVLYRAGVIKDMSVGGIEYYQGLTLHGVINAIVFTTIIIVALGNIVFLYYLKKPLRPPVQWLSLILMFGGTLMAAWAMFTGKANVLYTFYPPLIAHWTFYLGAALLIVGSIVPLFFDWLPNYVSWRRENPGQKVPLAVYGMLINHIMWVIMVVPVVVEVLFQLLPLSLGLVQEINPSLARTLFWAFGHPVVYFWLLPAYVMLYTVLPRIVTGDGKLYSDGAARFVFILFLILSFPVGLHHQFTEPGITSNYKLIHALFTFGVAVPSMITAFTVAASLEYSIKSKFPEVKNSLFYWWAKIPYISLEGNKWLVSYFMAGLFLFFVGGITGIINASYNMNQVVHNTSFVPGHFHTTVGGLVTLVFLGMSLFFLSQLTGKEIRFKGLAVLAPWLWWQGMLIFEYAMSLAGFHGFPRRTNTGTSYLNPESPLYRPEWVGYAELSVFAGVLIVVGFVFWAVSFFGTLLSPAVKEAELEIPTAEPYHDEKMPALQRLTPWVVFSSLLFLISYIPPLYDVTKRGVFFDSPGYNDKSPVPITKPQSAKDEKKETAEVK from the coding sequence ATGAAGGTAGACAGAACAATAAGGAACATCATAGTGGCAGAGATAGTCTTCCCAGTCCTGCTCCTTGTTTTTGGTATTTACCACGGCCTAATGCAGGTGCTTTACAGGGCTGGGGTCATAAAGGACATGTCTGTGGGTGGTATTGAATACTATCAGGGTCTTACCTTACACGGGGTTATAAACGCTATAGTTTTCACCACCATAATCATAGTGGCCCTTGGAAACATAGTATTTCTCTACTACCTTAAAAAACCCCTCAGACCTCCTGTGCAGTGGCTCAGTCTTATCCTCATGTTCGGCGGAACTCTTATGGCTGCGTGGGCAATGTTTACTGGCAAGGCAAACGTGCTTTACACCTTTTACCCACCGCTCATAGCCCACTGGACCTTTTATCTCGGTGCTGCTCTTCTGATAGTAGGTTCGATAGTTCCACTCTTCTTTGACTGGTTACCTAACTATGTATCCTGGAGAAGGGAAAACCCCGGGCAGAAGGTGCCTCTTGCCGTTTATGGCATGCTGATAAACCACATCATGTGGGTGATTATGGTGGTGCCTGTGGTTGTTGAAGTGCTCTTTCAGCTTCTTCCCCTGTCTCTTGGCTTAGTTCAGGAGATAAACCCATCCCTTGCGAGAACTCTCTTCTGGGCTTTTGGACATCCTGTGGTTTACTTCTGGCTCCTGCCTGCCTATGTGATGCTCTACACCGTTCTTCCAAGGATAGTTACCGGTGATGGAAAGCTCTATTCGGATGGCGCCGCAAGGTTCGTCTTTATCCTCTTCCTCATACTCTCCTTCCCCGTGGGGCTACATCACCAGTTTACAGAGCCAGGGATAACCAGCAACTACAAGCTTATACATGCCCTTTTTACCTTTGGTGTTGCAGTTCCCAGCATGATAACCGCCTTTACGGTGGCTGCATCCCTTGAATACTCCATAAAGTCAAAATTTCCAGAGGTGAAAAACTCTCTCTTCTACTGGTGGGCAAAGATACCCTACATAAGCCTTGAGGGCAACAAGTGGCTTGTTTCCTATTTCATGGCAGGTCTTTTCCTCTTCTTTGTGGGTGGTATTACTGGCATCATAAACGCCTCTTACAACATGAATCAGGTGGTTCATAACACTTCTTTTGTCCCCGGCCACTTCCACACCACTGTGGGTGGACTTGTGACGCTTGTATTTCTTGGTATGTCTCTTTTCTTCCTCTCCCAGCTAACAGGAAAAGAAATAAGGTTTAAGGGTCTTGCAGTGCTTGCACCCTGGCTCTGGTGGCAGGGCATGCTCATATTTGAATACGCCATGTCTCTGGCAGGCTTTCATGGATTTCCAAGAAGGACAAACACAGGCACATCCTACCTGAACCCTGAATCACCCCTCTACAGGCCGGAATGGGTTGGATACGCCGAGCTTTCTGTGTTTGCAGGAGTTCTTATTGTTGTGGGCTTTGTATTCTGGGCTGTATCCTTCTTTGGAACCTTACTTTCACCTGCGGTTAAAGAAGCTGAGCTTGAAATCCCCACCGCAGAACCCTATCACGATGAAAAGATGCCAGCCCTTCAAAGGCTTACTCCCTGGGTAGTTTTCAGTTCTCTGCTTTTCCTCATATCCTACATACCACCCCTCTACGATGTTACAAAGAGGGGCGTGTTCTTTGACTCACCGGGTTACAACGACAAAAGCCCCGTGCCTATAACCAAACCACAGTCTGCAAAAGATGAAAAGAAAGAAACCGCTGAGGTCAAGTGA
- a CDS encoding SCO family protein, producing MRHLSGGLLALLFFIFSAFSQESSTGIPPNEGKTLGKELPDVFLVDSFGREFNLHSLKGKPLILSPIYTNCTSACPIITDSLKKVIPSLGKPGVDFWVLSFTFDPTDGQEDIKTFQEKHGLDGDGWKVVRVKSKEDLFRLVDAIDFRFMSIPETKDFVHPNLVVFISPDMKVKKYVYGVVFDSKEMRRALEYSLGKRDILEDFTRFLFFAGLMGVSLSGLYLVISSARLLHRRETKKTLHL from the coding sequence GTGCGCCATCTGTCAGGAGGGCTCTTAGCCCTCCTCTTTTTTATTTTTTCAGCCTTCTCTCAGGAAAGCTCTACTGGCATACCCCCCAACGAGGGAAAAACTCTCGGAAAGGAGCTTCCCGACGTTTTTCTCGTAGACTCTTTCGGAAGGGAGTTCAACCTCCACAGCCTGAAGGGAAAGCCCCTAATCCTGAGCCCCATATACACCAACTGCACCTCCGCATGCCCCATAATAACGGACTCGCTCAAAAAAGTCATCCCGTCCCTGGGAAAGCCCGGCGTAGACTTCTGGGTTCTATCCTTCACCTTTGACCCCACCGATGGGCAGGAGGATATAAAAACCTTTCAGGAAAAGCATGGTCTTGATGGAGATGGATGGAAGGTGGTAAGGGTAAAGAGCAAGGAAGACCTCTTCAGGCTTGTGGATGCCATAGACTTCAGGTTCATGTCTATTCCGGAGACAAAGGACTTTGTTCACCCCAATCTTGTGGTATTCATCTCTCCGGACATGAAGGTCAAAAAGTATGTGTATGGTGTTGTGTTTGATAGCAAGGAGATGCGCAGAGCTCTTGAATATTCTCTGGGTAAGCGGGACATTCTTGAGGACTTTACAAGGTTTCTTTTCTTTGCGGGGCTTATGGGGGTATCCCTCAGCGGTCTGTATCTTGTAATAAGCAGTGCAAGGCTTCTTCACAGAAGAGAAACAAAAAAAACCCTTCACCTGTAG
- a CDS encoding acetoin utilization protein AcuC: MRKSSKLIGSYAYRNLRYSKNHPLRIPRVSLLLELLHVMELLSGEELTESRPASWEELRLFHEEEYLRALQECDQCQCVKREYREKFNIGSYENPVSPAMWRGSLLATGSSVQAVELFLEGYSAFNPAGGMHHAYPSMAKGFCFINDPGVALQYILSRGFKRVLYIDLDAHHCDGVQDFFYEDDRVFVFSIHQSPEYAFPFKRGFLHERGSGKGRGYNLNVPLPAGVNDSEFLFVLERIIPIIAELYRPEVYVLQLGTDVLLEDYLSKFELSNWGFLRAFDLVREVLGDGVYLGGGGYHPIALARAWALLWCRLSGRKIPERLSAEAKELLLSVDFEEFDEDVDRSYMYESLLDRPREGEVREKVRKIVEETLAYYR; encoded by the coding sequence ATGCGGAAGAGCTCAAAACTGATAGGTAGCTACGCCTATAGAAACCTCAGGTATTCAAAGAATCATCCCCTGAGGATTCCGAGGGTTTCACTGCTCTTGGAGCTCCTGCACGTCATGGAGCTCCTTTCGGGGGAAGAGCTTACAGAGAGCAGACCCGCCAGCTGGGAGGAGCTGAGACTCTTTCATGAGGAGGAATACCTCAGAGCCCTTCAGGAATGCGACCAGTGTCAGTGCGTAAAGAGGGAATACAGAGAGAAGTTCAACATAGGAAGCTATGAAAATCCAGTTTCACCCGCCATGTGGAGAGGTTCTCTGCTTGCCACAGGCTCTTCCGTGCAGGCGGTGGAGCTATTTCTTGAGGGATACTCAGCCTTTAACCCGGCTGGTGGCATGCACCACGCCTATCCCTCAATGGCAAAGGGCTTTTGCTTTATAAACGACCCGGGAGTAGCCCTGCAGTATATCCTATCAAGGGGCTTCAAAAGGGTGCTCTACATAGACCTTGACGCCCACCACTGTGACGGAGTGCAGGACTTTTTCTACGAGGACGACAGGGTTTTCGTTTTTTCCATCCATCAGTCCCCCGAGTATGCCTTTCCCTTTAAGAGAGGCTTTCTCCATGAGCGTGGTTCTGGAAAGGGCAGGGGCTACAACCTCAACGTACCTCTACCTGCGGGAGTCAACGATAGCGAGTTTCTGTTTGTGTTAGAAAGAATCATCCCCATAATAGCAGAGCTCTACAGACCAGAGGTGTATGTGCTTCAGCTTGGCACCGATGTGCTTTTAGAGGACTACCTTTCCAAGTTTGAGCTGTCCAACTGGGGCTTTCTGAGAGCCTTTGACCTTGTGAGGGAAGTCCTTGGGGATGGCGTGTATCTGGGGGGAGGAGGCTACCATCCCATCGCCCTTGCCAGAGCGTGGGCTCTCCTGTGGTGCAGGCTCTCAGGTAGGAAAATCCCAGAGCGTCTGAGTGCGGAGGCAAAGGAGCTTCTCCTTTCCGTGGACTTTGAGGAGTTTGATGAAGATGTGGACAGAAGCTACATGTATGAGAGCCTCCTTGACAGACCAAGGGAAGGAGAGGTAAGGGAAAAGGTAAGGAAGATAGTGGAGGAAACGCTGGCTTACTACAGGTGA
- a CDS encoding sodium-dependent transporter — protein sequence MKKREAWASRIGLIFAAAGNAIGLGNLLRFPSKVALYGGGAFMIPYFVALFLLGIPLMILEWVIGRYAGAKGHGSMTGIMGSLFHHANWARVLGSIGVAIPFLIVCYYIYIESWTLGFAVLSLFGQMPVPVEGGDAKTAMAPYVDFFRNYTEPSVYALVFLFITLAVNWYILQRGIVKGIELTAKVGIPALLLMGIFLAVVSLSIRGGKGLEGLLYIYTPDFSRIWDPQVWLEASGQIFFTLSLGMGAIATYASYVKAREDVLKAGLWTAGLNEFVEVIIGASIAIPAAFAMFGAMAVPELAKEGTFRIGFMSMPAVLMALPLGWLLSAVWFFLLFIAALTSSLALTQPLIALFEDEMRWKHSKAVNVSMLMVSSGALLSAFLPGFIDELDFWAGTFMLVFFALLEIIVFVWIFGVYRFHHELTRDVFIRVPKWLVYFFAIVSPMFLVILLYQWGLLQAPRVLAQADGGVVAARLFIIATLVLLAFIAVESRRRYLAGPHI from the coding sequence ATGAAGAAGAGGGAAGCCTGGGCTTCCAGAATAGGTCTCATCTTTGCCGCTGCAGGAAACGCTATAGGTCTGGGAAACCTGCTGAGGTTTCCCTCCAAAGTTGCCCTCTACGGCGGCGGTGCCTTTATGATTCCCTACTTTGTGGCGCTTTTTCTGCTTGGTATACCACTAATGATATTGGAGTGGGTAATAGGAAGGTATGCGGGGGCAAAGGGTCATGGTTCTATGACGGGGATTATGGGCTCTCTCTTTCATCATGCCAACTGGGCAAGAGTGCTTGGCTCAATAGGCGTTGCCATACCCTTTCTAATTGTCTGCTACTATATATACATTGAGTCCTGGACGCTGGGCTTTGCAGTGCTTTCCCTCTTTGGTCAAATGCCAGTGCCCGTAGAAGGCGGTGATGCAAAAACCGCCATGGCTCCCTATGTAGATTTTTTTAGAAACTACACAGAACCCTCAGTTTACGCCCTTGTTTTTTTGTTCATAACCCTTGCGGTAAACTGGTATATACTCCAGAGGGGGATAGTCAAGGGTATTGAACTTACCGCAAAGGTGGGAATACCAGCCCTTCTGCTCATGGGGATTTTCCTTGCGGTGGTATCTCTGTCCATTAGAGGGGGAAAGGGTCTTGAAGGGCTTCTCTACATCTATACTCCAGACTTCAGCAGAATATGGGACCCTCAGGTCTGGCTTGAAGCATCAGGGCAGATATTCTTTACTCTTTCTCTGGGTATGGGTGCTATAGCCACCTACGCCAGCTATGTAAAGGCCCGTGAGGATGTTTTAAAGGCAGGGCTCTGGACGGCAGGCTTGAACGAGTTTGTGGAGGTAATCATAGGTGCTTCCATAGCCATACCTGCCGCCTTTGCCATGTTTGGGGCCATGGCTGTGCCTGAGCTGGCAAAGGAGGGCACTTTCAGAATTGGCTTTATGTCCATGCCTGCAGTTCTTATGGCATTGCCCCTTGGCTGGCTTCTCTCTGCGGTGTGGTTCTTCCTTCTTTTTATAGCTGCACTTACCTCCTCCCTTGCCCTTACACAGCCTCTTATAGCGCTCTTTGAGGATGAGATGAGGTGGAAGCATTCAAAGGCTGTAAATGTTTCCATGCTCATGGTAAGTTCAGGCGCTCTTCTTTCTGCCTTCCTTCCTGGATTTATAGACGAGCTTGATTTCTGGGCAGGGACCTTCATGCTTGTCTTCTTTGCCCTCCTTGAAATAATTGTTTTTGTATGGATATTTGGAGTTTACAGGTTTCATCACGAGCTTACAAGGGATGTTTTTATAAGGGTGCCAAAGTGGCTGGTTTACTTTTTTGCCATAGTTTCTCCCATGTTTCTGGTTATTCTCCTCTATCAGTGGGGACTCCTTCAGGCACCCAGGGTGCTGGCTCAGGCCGATGGTGGAGTGGTTGCCGCCCGCCTTTTCATAATTGCAACCCTCGTTCTGCTTGCCTTCATAGCCGTAGAGAGTAGAAGAAGATACCTGGCAGGACCTCACATATGA